The Hevea brasiliensis isolate MT/VB/25A 57/8 chromosome 9, ASM3005281v1, whole genome shotgun sequence nucleotide sequence ACTTCATAATTtgtagtaattttttttaattgtataCTGAAATTAGACTATTTATGccgtaaatatttaattttatgtaaCATTTATATTTTCTCATTTTAActgtattttcaaaattttaagttCTAACATTTCATaccttttttgttaatatttatcAAAATAGCATCAATTTTTATATATTAGAAAAAACAATAAACACAATCGATTAATGGAGTCTTCCACTAAACGCGGATGCTAAAtaatataggaaattaaaattaaatatatcacTTTCCTTTGTttgtttgaaaaaataaaaaggaaagcaTTTGAagcatatttaattataaaatttaaaaataattaaaatattattttaataatatttacaaaAAAACTAACAACTTAATCATAATCTCAAacacaattttaaaatttaaaaataaattttaaaattgttttttatatatttttttaactcaattatatacataaaaaacctttttttttttaacataaaaaTTATACTCATAAAaaatcttcttttttttattaaatttatacacagtTAAAGAATTTATTCTAtttgtatattaaaatttaaattatcttaaaataaaattataaaatgtgaatacgtcattacttttataaatttttccttacATTTAAAGAAGgcacaaaatgtgaaaaatatcaTATAAAGTACTTCTACcagaaaaaaattatatcatatcaATTTCATCACTACATATAATaggaaaatatttttcctttcatgACTTAAGactttatttttgaaaaaaaaactaTATATTTCATTAAATCTCAATATTAAATTACAATAAATAAGACGCCAACTTTTATGATAGATTGTGTCAAGGCAACACACGTGCCAAAATTCCACTCATTTCACCTAACCCAATTGCCACTCACTTGACCTAACCAATAGCTGGtgccagttttttttttttcaaaagataAAATTTCATTGAAATCACATCATGAttttaaaaatagtaaaaataaataaaattacaacaatttaatcaaaacCAGACAATGAGTATACTTCATGAACAATAATGTGTGATTACACTCAGTGAGAATACATAAAAGAGAATATCATCATATCTCAATTTATATCACGAAACATTGATATATTATGACTTAAATctctttgtaaaaaaaaaaaaaaatttttttttgtcttaaAAGCTTCACACCTACTCCTTGAAGGAAAGATAAAACAatctcataaaaataaaataaaagcatTCACCAAAGCCtttagaaaaagagagaaaaaaaaaaaaactcatataTTAGCTTAAGCTAAGGCAATGGTGGACGGAAAGTTGTAAAGAGAGGAGAAAAGTGCCAGACTTACAGTGGGATTTGGATACAATCATATTTATTGACCTCACGAAGACTTTTGATAAGAACTCGTGCACATGCGCCTCTCTAAACACTAAAAAGTGCTATACAAAACGCAAGCATGTGAACCTACAAATGCCCAAAGTGACCAAGATTTAGCAAGCAGCAAATCCCATCTCAAAGCCGGTCTTCACTCTTATCCGATAGCTTCCTATGGTTGTCTCTCTCTTTTGCTTGGTCACatcctaatttattatttttatactatTTCCTTCCCTACAATTAATTTCTAATCCATATAAAACTGCCAACTAATTCTGATGTaacactaattatttattaaaaaaaaacaaaagaaaaatcaactTGATATTTATAACAATTTTGATCAATTTAATAAATAAGTTTACACGTAAATCTTATATAGTTATCTTAATAAACATTAGTGTGTAGCATGGGTCCTGTTAAAGCTCAGGTATTAAGAAAAATTAATGCTTTTGGAGACCTATAAAGTATGAACCATCCACTCAACCACAACAAGACTAACATAGCAATGTCTTATTTACAATAATCCGTTGGCGAGTGAACACAGACCGCTAACATTATAAATTATCTTCTTCCTCGTTAACCAGCATTAAGAggcaaaatatattaaaattggaAAGACAACTAACACCAATATTTAAAAAGTATACAAAGCACAATGATGCCAACAAAGTTAAAAGAGAAAATAAGACCAGCAGAATTTCGATTAAATTAGGTCTCGGTCTACAACCATTGAGACTTAAACCAATGTAACATTTTGCATTTAGCCCATAATCTGCACTACAACAACAACCCACATATTCATAGTGATCAATGGATGACTGGCTTGAGAGGATGAGCTCTTAGGTTTGATAAGTCAATATGTGAATCAAGCTCTTCATCCAGTTCCCCAACAATGCTTCTGAAAGAATCAATCAGGAAAGATCAGAAAAAAGCCACAGTTTAGGATGTAGTGAGAACACAAGGGAACTAAGAAATTGAATACTCCTCGCCAAGCAAAAAAACAAAAATATTATAAAGCGCAAGAAACAATGAAGAAAGCATTTACATGTTGTCACCCCTTATTATGTACAAACCCAGAACAAGTTGTTGAACGCCCTCCTGCAAATCAATTAATAGTTATTCATGCAGCGTGAGTACATAAAATATCATCTTCAAATGTTCAAACTATAAATGAAGTTTCAACTCAGCTCAGTATTAAACTGTCTAAGAGGAGCTGGAATTACATCATTTAAATAATAGCAGTTCAACTCAGATAATATTAAATATCCCCTTAAACTGCATCAAATTTGTTAGAAAACCAAGAATAAATCACTGCTACATGTACAGCTTCTTAGACAAATAAGCATAAAAACCTTAGTAGAGTAAACACGTTCATGAGATTCATCGAGGATGATATTTGTGGCCTGGTCAAAGCCTTTCAAGATTCCCTGAATCATAAAGCTCTTCATAATTAAGATGATATTCTAAATGATCACATGAATGTATTAAAGAAATATAGGTCATGCAGACCAAACTTATAGCTTACCACTATGTTGCGGCCATCATTGGTTATAACTGAAATTGTTTCTGCAAAAAAGGGAAATAATTACAGGATAACtatgccaaattggagaaaatctGAACGAGTCAATGCCACTGAAGCATGGAGAGAATTCCTTTCTCAGCAAGAATTATGTGGAAcaaacattaaaaataaaataaaataaaacaaagcctAGGCTCAAAAACAAAACACAAGTCATACACCTCAAAAAGTAGTCCTGTAAAGCATATTGTTCATGAAACACGGCATAGTTTAGGTTGTGACTTTTTAATCTATTTTACCCCAACTCATAAAGCCCATGCTTGATCAGATGACAGAATCATGCATCTTTCTTGGCATTTCCTAGTAAAGCAATGTTAATCAAAGTTCCTTATATTATGTGCTTGTTAATGATAGTATTTCTGCAGCATATTTCACatgtaatttgattttaaaaatatatttatcatattaCTTCTTCCATTTCTTACAAATCTTATGGAATTTTTACGCATTTCTTAAGTGTTTTAACATGCTTTTCAAAACAGTTTGAATAATATTTATCACAGGCTTTCATATTACTTCTTGAATCAAAGTTTCAATTTTCAAAATGCTTACACCTCAATGTCTAAATAGTAAGCCACATCTTGCATTTTATGATATCTCAAGGACTAAATGCTTCGAAGTTCCAAGGAAAGCAGTCTTGCTACTAAATTTTAGCCTTTAAAGTCTACAGGAATTAAAAAGCAATTAAACAGGATCTTAAAGAATTTGCATACGATCTACAAGAGACTCAAGTCCAAGGCCAGTAGACATTTTGCAAGTCCTGAAGCAGCTGAGAGAGAAATTCCTTCGCAAGACTGTCTACAACTACAATCAATCTGTctgcataaaaaaaaaagggcCATGAGATCCCACAACAGAGCTATAACTACAATTATTCTCTCTGCCTGGCTAAAACTACCACATACATACAAATCAACCACAACAAGCACCCATTGAGCCAGACAACATTCTTGTTGTCATCATCTTCATTTGCAAGACAAAGTTGGTTGCAACGTTACCTAGTTATAACTATAGCTAACATCCCCATTTTTCTGACACTCAACTAAATACTAATAAAGGTCATTATATCCATACAATATACAACAGTCTAAGCATTAAATGAACAGTTCTTCAGAAGTGGAATTTTCTCAGTAAAATGTAGTACTAGTTGATAACAAATACAATGTGGCCACTGGTTGAATTCTTtaccctttaaaaaaaaaaaaaactcaactgCATCATTTCATTCATGTCTATGTGAATTGATAATAGGTCAGAAAAAAATTCTTCAAAAAAGAACATCtcaatatattttcaataaaataacATTTGTGAAATCGCGATAATAAAGTTCTAAACAAATAGAACAGATTTTAGCAAGGCAAccttaataaattgaaatattaatatGGTATTGCTATACCCTACATATTCAATAGCCTAAAAGCAGTATTTAATGCCAAAGCTAAAATCCCTTTCTACAGGAATGAAAAAGCAATTAAACAGGATCTTAAAGAATTTGCATACGATCTACAAGAGACTCAAGTCCAAGGCCAGTAGACATTTTGCAAGTCCTGAAGCAGCTGAGAGAGAAATTCCTTCGCAAGACTGTCTACAACTACAATCAATCTGTctgcataaaaaaaaaagggcCATGAGATCCCACAACAGAGCTATAACTACAATTATTCTCTCTGCCTGGCTAAAACTACCACATACATACAAATCATCCACAACAAGCACCCATTGAGCCAGACAACATTCTTGTTGTCATCATCTTCATTTGCAAGACAAAGTTGGTTGCAACGTTACCTAGTTATAACTATAGCTAACATCCCCATTTTTCTGACACTCAACTAAATACTAATAAAGGTCATTATATCCATACAATATACAACAGTCTAAGCATTAAATGAACAGTTCTTCAGAAGTGGAATTTTCTCAGTAAAATGTAGTACTAGTTGATAACAAATACAATGTGGCCACTGGTTGAATTCTttacccttaaaaaaaaaaaaaactcaactgCATCATTTCATTCATGTCTATGTGAATTGATAATAGGTCAGAAAAAAATTCTTCAAAAAAGAACATCtcaatatattttcaataaaataacATTTGTGAAGTCGCGATAATAAAGTTCTAAACAAATAGAACAGATTTTAGCAAGGCAAccttaataaattgaaatattactaTGGTATTGCTATACCCTACATATTCAATAGCCTAAAAGCAGTATTTAATGCCAAAGCTAAAATCCCTTAGCACTTATCGCTCAGATTGTAAAAAATTTCATACAAATGCAAATACACAAAAAAAGGAGTTTCTCTTTCTTTAGCTTCTCAATTTCTTCAATTAGAAAAAGCGAAGATCTTGCTGCAAAATGCAACAAAGAAATGCTATTTACAAGTTTCTGAAAGTAAGAAGTTATGCACCTGAAGATAGTTGATGGAGGTGGATGAAGACAATGTCTTTGTAATCTCCGAGAGTTTCCGTATAGAAAACGGGCGGATACAGCTTCTAGGAGTTCAGGTGATTTCAGGGAAAGGGCTTTTGGGTTTTCTAACTTCTTCTCGTCTTTCCCAACCCTCTTTCACCCTTTACTCATTTGAATACTACTTCAAAATGCTACGTCGTTTAAGCAATAACCGCCTCTACTTGAAAGGCAAATTATTGGAGTAAATTACATTTACGTACCTGGGGTATGTATCTACATTTTAATTTATGATCCAAAATTTTAAcccttaattcattttttttttaaatttaacccttaatttaaataatataaaattcttttttacttttttagctcatttttaaattatttttacttggtgtaacatttataataataaaattatatttttttatcttttttaattaacatttgttagaaaaaaattttaattgattataaataatatttatataattaatttctctaatttttctcatTCTGTTTTATTTCTACACACTCGATAATTCAAATTGCATGATCGgcgcttttatatatatatatatatataattttaattttttattaaataaaaatattttatgatttgatattctaataattttaaattaatttttaagtaataaaatatttaGTTGTTATATTTATCATTGACCCCAACTCAACTTAACTAAATCTCAAAAAATTTGGGGTTAATtatatggattcgttttctccactctaaacgattttgagttaaagcttcagaaatgtgtaatatttttaggtcatattgtaccactttcctccaagttaatttaggtctatcacttttttttctttctatcttctaacATAATGTATtcaacttgtctaactggagcctccgtatgtctacgcttcacattacCAAACCACCTGAATCTCCcttttctcaacttatcctcaattggcaccactcctaccttttctctaatactcttattacggactttatctagtctagtatgaccactcattcaccttaacattctcatctctgcaactcttatcttagaggcATACGACTCTTcagtgctcaacactcactaccatataacatagccggtcgtatggctgtacggtagaatttttctttcaacttaatgggaatcttgtgatcacataaaactcccatggcacgtctccacttcaaccatctggctttaatcctatgactagcatcctcctcacatccccatatACTTGAAAGACTGAGGtgagatatttaaagtaattactttgggacagtaccactccatccaaactaatttCTTCCCTATTATCAGTTTTGCctttactgaacttgcaatgcatgtattatgtcttcgttctacttaacttaaagccctttgactctaaagtacttctccaagactctagctttctattgactccttctcgcgtctcaactatcagaacaatatcatccgcaaatatcatgcaccaaggaatactcttttgtatatgtttcgtcaattcatctaaaactaatgtaaaaatgtaagggcttatagctgatccttggtataATCCGAttgagattggaaaatctcttgtgtcctctCTCACTTTACGCACAAtaatagttgctccttcatacatatctttcaacacttgtatgtacctaatagatatcctcttttgttctaacatgtTTCATAAGACATCtgttggaacactatcataatccttctctaaatcaataaaaaccatgtgtagatctttcttcatatctctatatttctctatcaaacttctaatgagaaagatcacttctatagttgaacgatcgggcatgaagcgaaattgattgagagagatagaagtatcatgccgtagtcgatgctccacaactctctcccacaacttcatagtatggctcatgaatttaattttcctatagtttaagcaactctgtatgtctcccttattatataaatatttaataagattctaaactcaaataaaatgcatgatgaatggaggaggagtattttagttctCACGGATTTGTCGCTTTTGGGTGTAAAAGCCTAAAGGATAAATCTGTGAGGTCTGGTATGGGCtaggccaaagcgaacaatactagccagtgggccgagccattacaattggtatcagagccctcCGCGTGGCCTCTTGTGCTATGGTGGGGAAAACTTCAGCGAGGACGCTaagtcccaaaagggggggagaatggtcccttaggcaaatcccacgttGACAAAGCACAAGAGAGATCCAGCTacctagtattgtccgctttggcccagccCATACCAGGCCTCACAGATTTGTCCTTTGGGCTTTTACACTCAAAAGCACGCTAACCAGTGTTCCAAGACCACCAAATTTAAGTCCAGTAaattttagaatcttattaaaatactcctcctccatatatttaaatattataacatcgttagtttatattttttattgatctaataaaataaaaaaaattaaatagacaatattctaataatttaaaattttttattagaacaattaaaaaaataataagtttatattttaatttttaaaagattaatttttattgagttaataaaatttaaaaagaattttttaacaaaatacctaaatttaaatcaagaaacaaaAAGATTGAGTATGCTACTGACATCTGGACCTTTGATATGCTGTATTGGAATCCAGACGCTGAAGATCCTATGTGGGTGATTGGAAATACAATGAACTGCCTCGGACACCCAATAACGTATCCAGAAGCCGATGTTTCATTTGTATTGCTGCTCATACATAGTCTGCTGATAGGTTACTGGAAGACTTTCCTTTACGCTGACTAGAGGTGGAGAAACTCTAATATTGACGGTTTTGACTTACTTCTCATTAATAAAAGGCTACTTATAAGTACAATAATATCTTAGTTCCTCATTTTtagatatgtgatttaattgtgaaagaaaataatttagtaGGTTATATTTCTAAAATGGCATCTCAATTCTATTTTATACAAGGTTCTACATTTTAGTTTTGATTTGTATGTTGATTTTTATTTGGATTGCATGCGTTAGTGAGGTTACACATCAGTAGTCTAGAATCTGATGTTTGTATTCCGTGTATATTGAAATTGTATTTATTAATAGACCAATTGCATGAAACTTACAACAATAAAAGATTTGAAAGCAATGCTCTATTGCAATAAAACTTGTGTGATTTTCCTGTACATATTTGACTATGTAAGTATCAGCATAAACAATTGTAAATCACAACACCCTTGTTTATCCTTGTGTTCGTGTTGTTCTTGGTATACTTCTAACTCCGCATTCGTATCATTCCCTCACAAGCCAGCGTTCCCTCAAGGTCTCCTATAATTCGAGCAATTCGAACTTCAAGACCTCTTTGAACTTCCTGAAAAAGAGTTCTTACGTTGTCAGTAAAGCACTTCATGTCAAAGCTGACAGACTTGTCAAGCTCTTCAGGGACACCAGCAAATCCAGAAGCAATCTTGGACTGAACTTCTATCAACTTCTGTCCTGTTGCAACCATATATCTCTGAAGCTGAAATGTTTCTTCAAGAAAATGCTCTAATGTTTTAGTTTTTCCTTTTGTTCTTAATGAACTGGAATCTCCACTTTTGTCTACATCATTATCATGCTGTGAATAATTgagggaaaaagaaaagcaaaacaGCAAACTAGCACTAGTCAAAACATTTTAAGAACTCCATAATGTTTGTCAAAAGAGGGTAATATTGTACAAGATGCAAATCTAGACACGCCAAAGAGAATTGAATAGGAAACAAAATTAACCAAAATTAACTGTAATTCTTGAAATGCACCAAATTAAAATAGAGCTTACCATCCTCTTGCAAAGTTCATCAGTCTTGCCTTGTAGGGATTGGTATCTGCTGATTTGTTTATTAAGCAAAGACATCACCAATTGGAAGCCCTTTATCTCATTCTGCATACTATCATTATTTTCTGCATGTTCTCCAATTTGTTGCTTTCCTGTCAGTCTCTCAAGCATTACAAGCTGCTGCTTCAGCCTCTTGATTTTGTAAGAAACTCCAAGGGCTTGAAGATCCATCCTCCATGGTGAATTATTTATCTTTATCAATGGCTGGCTAGGCAGAGGTGACTGTTGAACAGTGTCAACCTCCACTGGACTCACACTCTTGTCCTTCACTGGAGCCTCATTAGATAAATCCTTCTCTTCTTCAAACTCCTTTTCAGGAGATTGAACAATGAAAATAACATTTTTGGACAAGTTAGTAGGGGCTGCTTCTCCTTCTTTCTCTGCATCTTTCTCTTGAGA carries:
- the LOC110648158 gene encoding sm-like protein LSM8, with amino-acid sequence MSTGLGLESLVDQTISVITNDGRNIVGILKGFDQATNIILDESHERVYSTKEGVQQLVLGLYIIRGDNISIVGELDEELDSHIDLSNLRAHPLKPVIH